A single genomic interval of Nonomuraea rubra harbors:
- a CDS encoding alpha/beta hydrolase: protein MLNALVALAVLAAPAGVPTPQPSPRWTACPLANAPELQCADLPVALSPGSHRKITLKIARLPATGTRKGSALVNFGGPMGGQIALLAARTRTFDRIRTSMDVVTWDPRGYPGLSGAVLRCDWGFVRTPAFPSDQAGLDRLAAANQARAGKCRATDPELFDHMDSASDARDADAIRAALGDDEMNFLGLSYGGTIAQSYARLFPGRVRTLYIDGIGNHSLRRWERELETLARENERFMDRFFAWAPAGLEQRWQALLARADEEPVPAPEAGARYDRTQLQALAYLKLRPGPARWGELTAAITAAEAGDASGFALSSSQPYPGIPGGGVKECLDFPRAGTQRELARTVKRLRAIAPNTGAAFPLAWHLPLTCAGWPAPVSNPPAPMPRTLPPLLGAGTWQDYGATSRVAGQIPGSRTIRYDGPGHNLFGAMANACVIGHVSAYVTERRLPPRGTTCA from the coding sequence ATGCTCAACGCCCTCGTGGCGCTGGCCGTGCTCGCGGCACCGGCCGGCGTCCCCACGCCGCAGCCGTCCCCGCGCTGGACCGCCTGCCCCCTCGCGAACGCGCCCGAACTGCAGTGCGCGGACCTGCCCGTCGCCCTGTCGCCCGGCAGCCACAGGAAGATCACCCTCAAGATCGCCCGCCTGCCGGCCACCGGCACCAGGAAGGGCTCCGCGCTGGTCAACTTCGGCGGCCCGATGGGCGGCCAGATCGCCTTGCTGGCCGCACGCACCCGGACCTTCGACCGGATCCGTACCTCGATGGACGTCGTGACCTGGGACCCGCGCGGCTACCCCGGCCTCAGCGGCGCGGTGCTGCGGTGCGACTGGGGGTTCGTGCGCACCCCGGCGTTCCCCTCGGACCAGGCCGGGCTCGACCGGCTCGCCGCCGCCAACCAGGCCAGGGCCGGCAAGTGCCGCGCCACCGACCCCGAACTGTTCGACCACATGGACTCCGCCTCGGACGCGCGCGACGCCGACGCCATCCGCGCCGCACTCGGCGACGACGAGATGAACTTCCTCGGCCTGTCGTACGGGGGCACGATCGCGCAGTCGTACGCCCGGCTGTTCCCCGGGCGCGTCCGCACCCTGTACATCGACGGCATCGGCAACCACAGCCTCCGCCGCTGGGAACGGGAGCTGGAGACCCTGGCGCGGGAGAACGAGCGCTTCATGGACCGGTTCTTCGCCTGGGCACCCGCCGGCCTGGAGCAGCGCTGGCAGGCGCTGCTCGCCAGGGCGGACGAGGAGCCCGTCCCCGCCCCGGAGGCCGGCGCCCGCTACGACCGCACCCAGCTCCAGGCCCTCGCCTATCTCAAGCTCCGGCCGGGCCCGGCGCGGTGGGGCGAGCTCACGGCCGCCATCACGGCGGCCGAGGCGGGCGACGCCTCCGGCTTCGCGCTGTCGAGCAGCCAGCCCTACCCCGGGATTCCCGGCGGCGGGGTCAAGGAATGCCTCGACTTCCCTCGCGCGGGCACCCAGCGGGAGCTGGCGCGCACGGTCAAGCGGCTGCGCGCGATCGCGCCCAACACCGGGGCCGCCTTCCCACTCGCCTGGCACCTGCCGCTGACCTGCGCCGGTTGGCCCGCCCCCGTGAGCAACCCGCCCGCCCCGATGCCCCGCACGCTGCCGCCGCTCCTGGGCGCGGGCACCTGGCAGGACTACGGCGCCACCAGCCGGGTGGCCGGGCAGATCCCCGGCAGCCGCACGATCCGGTACGACGGCCCCGGCCACAACCTGTTCGGCGCCATGGCCAACGCCTGCGTGATCGGGCACGTCAGCGCGTACGTCACCGAGCGCCGCCTGCCGCCCCGGGGCACCACGTGCGCATGA
- a CDS encoding substrate-binding periplasmic protein, translated as MRRLPLLPIVLLAALLTACGTARQESLVDKDEVVVAIRSDVPLISFRGQDGAYAGFNIDVAEDLLSRLGKRIRWLEIKAGDQLTVLTDGRADLVFAHMSVTPERKKVIDFAGPYHLDFQDIAVRPADKNTVRDVRDLENRKICLVRGTNIAQRIIEERGVKAIAVEVPDYDTCLEMIEKGEIDAISTNSQILAGLLTRPGVDLHLVGATFNEQRTSIGVRKGDVGGCEELNRAITRMYQDGTAHMLLDKWFGRSGIDLSVIAVPQFEGCS; from the coding sequence GTGAGAAGACTGCCGCTCTTGCCGATCGTCCTGCTCGCCGCTCTGCTCACCGCCTGCGGCACGGCACGGCAGGAATCCCTCGTGGACAAGGACGAGGTCGTCGTCGCCATCCGCTCCGACGTCCCGCTGATCAGTTTCAGGGGGCAGGACGGCGCCTACGCCGGCTTCAACATCGACGTGGCCGAGGATCTCCTCTCCCGGCTGGGCAAGCGCATCCGCTGGCTGGAGATCAAGGCGGGCGACCAGCTCACCGTGCTCACCGACGGGCGCGCCGACCTCGTCTTCGCCCACATGTCGGTCACCCCGGAGCGCAAGAAGGTGATCGACTTCGCCGGCCCGTACCACCTCGACTTCCAGGACATCGCGGTACGGCCGGCCGACAAGAACACCGTCCGCGACGTCCGCGACCTGGAGAACCGCAAGATCTGCCTGGTGCGCGGCACGAACATCGCCCAGCGCATCATCGAAGAGCGCGGGGTCAAGGCGATCGCCGTCGAGGTGCCCGACTACGACACCTGCCTGGAGATGATCGAGAAGGGCGAGATCGACGCCATCTCCACCAACAGCCAGATCCTGGCGGGGCTGCTCACCAGGCCGGGCGTGGACCTGCACCTGGTCGGCGCGACCTTCAACGAGCAGCGCACGTCGATCGGGGTGCGCAAGGGCGACGTCGGCGGTTGCGAGGAGCTCAACCGGGCCATCACGCGGATGTACCAGGACGGCACGGCGCACATGTTGCTGGACAAGTGGTTCGGCCGGTCGGGCATCGACCTGTCGGTGATCGCCGTCCCGCAGTTCGAGGGCTGCTCCTAG
- a CDS encoding ABC transporter substrate-binding protein, with protein MRPLVIALVAVLLAGGCSTPRREKITVACGAGEPWCAMMVKRFSDATGVEADFVRLSSGQALERIKEAGARQEFDVWHGGPADSYVAAKAQGLLAPYESGKAGEIRPGWADPDHTWSGVYAGVLAFCNNTRELAKRGLRPIRSWRDLLDERLRGGVALAHPATSGTAYTALWTQVELSGGDQDAALAYLRALHANVPEYSSSGGAAAVRAAKREAAVGVVFSHDCVAAQEQGYPDLEVTFPQEGTGYELGGLAVLAGAHDPDSARRYVDWALSGAAQRLGPLVKFYALPTNTGVPAHSKAADPAAVKLVPYDVEVAGNAKRALVDRFSREIAAP; from the coding sequence ATGCGGCCGCTGGTCATCGCCTTGGTGGCGGTCCTGCTGGCGGGCGGCTGTTCGACGCCGAGGCGGGAGAAGATCACGGTCGCGTGCGGGGCGGGCGAGCCGTGGTGCGCGATGATGGTCAAGCGGTTCTCCGACGCCACCGGGGTGGAGGCCGACTTCGTGCGGCTGTCGAGCGGGCAGGCGCTGGAGCGGATCAAGGAGGCCGGGGCGCGGCAGGAGTTCGACGTCTGGCACGGAGGGCCGGCCGACTCCTACGTGGCCGCGAAGGCTCAGGGGCTGCTGGCGCCGTACGAATCAGGCAAGGCCGGCGAGATCCGGCCGGGATGGGCCGACCCGGACCACACCTGGAGCGGCGTCTACGCCGGCGTGCTGGCCTTCTGCAACAACACCAGGGAGCTGGCGAAGCGGGGCCTGCGGCCGATCCGGTCCTGGCGGGACCTGCTGGACGAGCGGCTGCGCGGCGGGGTCGCCCTCGCCCATCCGGCCACCTCGGGCACCGCCTACACCGCCCTGTGGACCCAGGTGGAGCTGAGCGGCGGCGACCAGGACGCGGCGCTCGCCTACCTGCGCGCCCTGCACGCGAACGTGCCGGAGTACAGCTCGTCCGGCGGCGCGGCCGCCGTGCGGGCGGCCAAGCGGGAGGCGGCGGTCGGCGTGGTCTTCTCCCATGACTGCGTCGCCGCCCAGGAGCAGGGCTATCCGGACCTGGAGGTGACCTTCCCGCAGGAGGGCACCGGCTACGAGCTGGGCGGCCTGGCCGTGCTGGCCGGGGCGCACGACCCGGACAGCGCCCGCAGGTACGTCGACTGGGCGCTGAGCGGAGCGGCCCAGCGGCTGGGCCCGCTGGTGAAGTTCTACGCCCTGCCCACCAACACCGGCGTGCCCGCGCACTCCAAGGCGGCCGACCCGGCGGCGGTCAAGCTGGTCCCCTACGACGTGGAGGTCGCCGGGAACGCCAAGCGGGCGCTCGTCGACAGGTTCAGCAGGGAGATCGCCGCGCCCTAG
- a CDS encoding IlvD/Edd family dehydratase: protein MQETGGLRSQAWWDNAGNPEMTALYLERFLNFGLTPAELRSGRPIIGIAQTGSDLVPCNRHHLALADRVRDGIRDNGGIPFEFPVHPLQETGKRPTAALDRNLAYLGLVEVLYGYPLDGVVLTTGCDKTTPACLAAAATVNIPAIVLSGGPMLNGYHQGKRVAASGSGLVIWQSKRLLAAGEIDYDEFMARVCASAPSIGHCNTMGTALSMNSLAEALGMSLPGCAAIPAPYRRRAQMAYDTGHRVVDLVREDLTPRKIMTWEAFENAIVVASAIAASTNVPIHINAIARHAGVPLSIQDWARAGADVPVLANVAPAGEFLGEDFYRAGGVPALMRLLLAAGRLHGEAVTVSGRSVAENLADAPPADPAVIRPLDEPLAPRGGLTVMTGNLFDSAVMKTSVLADGFPAVSDYRAIVFDGPEDYHARIQDPALGVDEGCILVIRYTGPIGYPGSAEVVNMEVPAALIRQGVTTLPTLGDGRQSGTSDAPSILNASPEAAAGGNLAILRTGDRIRIDLENARVDVLLTEDEIAARWAGYTPPVFENQTPWQEIYRATVGQLDSGGCLELALSYQDLVHTKGIPRDSH from the coding sequence ATGCAGGAAACCGGCGGCCTGCGCAGCCAGGCGTGGTGGGACAACGCGGGCAACCCGGAGATGACCGCGCTGTATCTCGAACGCTTCCTCAACTTCGGGCTCACCCCGGCGGAGCTCCGGTCCGGCCGGCCGATCATCGGCATCGCCCAGACGGGCAGCGACCTCGTCCCCTGCAACCGCCACCACCTCGCCCTCGCCGACCGGGTCAGGGACGGGATCCGCGACAACGGCGGCATCCCGTTCGAGTTCCCCGTCCACCCGCTGCAGGAGACCGGCAAGCGGCCGACCGCCGCGCTGGATCGCAACCTCGCCTATCTCGGGCTGGTCGAGGTGCTCTACGGCTATCCGCTCGACGGGGTCGTCCTGACGACGGGCTGCGACAAGACCACGCCCGCGTGCCTGGCCGCGGCCGCGACGGTGAACATCCCGGCGATCGTCCTGTCCGGCGGGCCGATGCTCAACGGCTACCACCAGGGCAAGCGGGTGGCGGCGTCCGGCTCGGGGCTGGTGATCTGGCAGTCGAAGCGGCTGCTGGCCGCCGGGGAGATCGACTACGACGAGTTCATGGCACGCGTGTGCGCCTCCGCGCCCAGCATCGGCCACTGCAACACGATGGGCACCGCGCTGTCGATGAACAGCCTCGCCGAGGCGCTGGGCATGTCCCTGCCGGGGTGCGCGGCGATCCCGGCCCCCTACCGCCGGCGGGCGCAGATGGCCTACGACACGGGCCACCGCGTGGTCGACCTCGTACGCGAGGACCTCACCCCGCGCAAGATCATGACCTGGGAGGCGTTCGAGAACGCGATCGTGGTCGCCTCGGCCATCGCCGCCTCCACCAACGTGCCCATCCACATCAACGCCATCGCGCGGCACGCCGGGGTGCCGCTGTCCATCCAGGACTGGGCACGCGCCGGAGCCGACGTCCCGGTGCTGGCGAACGTCGCCCCCGCCGGTGAGTTCCTCGGCGAGGACTTCTACCGCGCGGGCGGCGTCCCCGCCCTGATGCGGCTGCTGCTCGCAGCGGGACGCCTGCACGGCGAGGCCGTGACCGTCTCCGGCCGTAGCGTGGCCGAGAACCTGGCCGACGCCCCGCCCGCCGACCCGGCGGTCATCCGCCCCCTCGACGAGCCTCTCGCCCCGCGTGGCGGGCTCACCGTCATGACGGGCAACCTGTTCGACTCCGCGGTCATGAAGACCTCGGTCCTCGCCGACGGCTTCCCCGCGGTGTCCGACTATCGCGCCATCGTCTTCGACGGGCCCGAGGACTACCACGCCCGCATCCAGGATCCCGCCCTGGGCGTGGACGAGGGCTGCATCCTCGTCATCCGCTACACCGGGCCGATCGGCTACCCGGGATCGGCCGAGGTCGTGAACATGGAGGTGCCCGCCGCGCTGATCCGGCAGGGCGTCACCACGCTGCCCACGCTCGGTGACGGCCGCCAGAGCGGCACCTCCGACGCGCCGTCCATCCTCAACGCCAGCCCCGAGGCCGCCGCCGGCGGCAACCTCGCCATCCTGCGTACCGGCGACCGCATCCGCATCGACCTCGAGAACGCGCGCGTCGACGTCCTGCTGACGGAGGACGAGATCGCCGCGCGGTGGGCCGGCTACACCCCGCCCGTGTTCGAGAACCAGACCCCGTGGCAGGAGATCTACCGCGCCACGGTCGGCCAGCTCGACAGCGGAGGCTGCCTGGAGCTCGCCCTGTCCTACCAGGACCTCGTCCACACCAAGGGGATTCCCCGTGACTCGCACTGA
- a CDS encoding C-terminal binding protein, whose protein sequence is MTRTDARGTIMIADSDFGDVDIERAIIEGAGFELLAAQCKSEDEVIARGRDAVGVLTQYARVGARAIDAFTRCRVIARYGTGVDIVDVDAATRRGIQVTNAPNDWCAEEVADHAVALWLAAARKICAYDQATRRGEWQWQSGEPIWRLRGRVFGLLSFGSIAQLIAERARAFGVEVWAHDPFLDDAELRARHVRPVSFDELVAGADYLVIQAPLTPGTRHLFDRTTLRRMKPTAVLVNTARGPIVEDAALHQALAEGWIAGAALDDLEEEPAKQRDWRPRNPLFSLPNVIVTPHAAYYSEQAVSAVRRIAAEEAVRVLTGQGARSPVNDVPARSSSSG, encoded by the coding sequence GTGACTCGCACTGACGCCAGAGGCACCATCATGATCGCCGACTCCGACTTCGGCGACGTGGACATCGAACGCGCGATCATCGAGGGCGCCGGATTCGAGCTGCTCGCCGCGCAGTGCAAGAGCGAGGACGAGGTGATCGCGCGGGGCCGGGACGCCGTCGGCGTCCTGACCCAGTACGCCCGCGTCGGCGCCCGCGCCATCGACGCGTTCACCCGCTGCCGGGTGATCGCCCGCTACGGCACGGGCGTGGACATCGTCGACGTCGACGCCGCGACCCGGCGGGGCATCCAGGTCACCAACGCGCCGAACGACTGGTGCGCCGAGGAGGTCGCCGACCACGCCGTCGCGCTCTGGCTGGCCGCCGCCCGCAAGATCTGCGCCTACGACCAGGCGACCCGGCGGGGCGAATGGCAGTGGCAGAGCGGCGAGCCCATCTGGCGGCTGCGCGGACGGGTGTTCGGCCTGCTGTCGTTCGGCTCCATCGCGCAGCTCATCGCCGAACGCGCCAGAGCGTTCGGCGTCGAGGTCTGGGCGCACGACCCGTTCCTCGACGACGCGGAGCTGCGAGCGCGCCACGTGCGGCCGGTGTCCTTCGACGAGCTCGTGGCAGGCGCCGACTACCTCGTGATCCAGGCGCCGCTCACCCCCGGCACCCGCCACCTCTTCGACCGCACGACGTTGCGCAGGATGAAGCCGACCGCCGTCCTGGTCAACACCGCCCGCGGCCCCATTGTGGAGGACGCGGCGCTCCACCAGGCGCTCGCCGAGGGGTGGATCGCCGGCGCGGCGCTGGACGACCTGGAGGAGGAGCCCGCGAAGCAGCGCGACTGGCGCCCGCGCAACCCGCTGTTCTCGCTGCCCAACGTGATCGTCACCCCGCATGCCGCCTACTACTCCGAGCAGGCCGTCTCAGCGGTGCGGCGCATCGCCGCGGAGGAGGCCGTACGGGTCCTGACCGGGCAGGGCGCCCGGAGCCCGGTCAACGACGTGCCCGCCCGGAGCTCCTCCAGCGGCTGA
- a CDS encoding TetR/AcrR family transcriptional regulator — MSTRSRRAADAAIEVIAEQGLRGLTHRAVDTRAGLPPGSTSSCFRTRRALLEGVLQRMLELDELPLTRLPPDAWSTRERATATIVGLLEHWLGAARTRTRARMQLYLDAGDGALLRAELDAAGQGFVRMAADGMRAAGVPDAGYAARMLVAQLDGVLFDALARPWPEADGGAWLRHAAETIMRGVPSTRQ; from the coding sequence GTGAGCACCCGCAGCCGGCGGGCGGCGGACGCCGCCATCGAGGTGATCGCCGAGCAGGGCCTGCGGGGTCTGACCCACCGCGCCGTCGACACGCGCGCCGGCTTGCCGCCGGGCAGCACGAGCAGCTGCTTCCGCACCCGGCGCGCGCTGCTCGAAGGGGTGCTGCAACGCATGCTGGAGCTGGACGAGCTGCCGCTCACCCGGCTCCCGCCCGATGCCTGGAGCACCAGGGAGCGGGCCACGGCCACGATCGTCGGCCTGCTGGAGCACTGGCTGGGCGCGGCCAGGACGAGGACGCGCGCCAGGATGCAGCTCTACCTCGACGCCGGGGACGGCGCCCTGCTGCGGGCGGAGCTCGACGCGGCCGGCCAGGGGTTCGTCCGGATGGCCGCGGACGGCATGCGCGCCGCGGGGGTGCCGGACGCCGGCTACGCGGCACGCATGCTGGTGGCGCAGCTGGACGGCGTGCTCTTCGACGCCCTGGCCCGCCCCTGGCCCGAGGCGGATGGCGGCGCGTGGCTGAGGCACGCCGCCGAGACGATCATGCGTGGCGTCCCGTCCACCCGCCAATAG
- a CDS encoding molybdopterin-dependent oxidoreductase, which produces MTDAITRPGRCTLCEAMCALRVTTSGGRVLDIRGDEDDPLSAGHICPKALALADLQEDPDRLRSPVRRTADGWRDISWEEAFDLVAAELARIRRRHGADAVAVYLGNPVTHSLGAMTHAPAFASLLGTRNRFSASSVDQLPHQVVSRLLYGNQWLLPVPDVDRTAYFLVFGANPAVSNGSLMTAPGMGRRIRALLARGGKMVLFDPRRTETARLGAEHHFVRPGTDAALILGLVRVILEEGPARPAPYVDGLGEVRDVLEPFTPERVEAATGVEPGTVTRVAREFAAAPAAACYGRMGVSTQRFGTLCQWGIQLLNIVTGNLDRPGGTMFTRPAVDPIRTRQIDPGHQGRWRSRVRGLPEFGGELPVAALAEEIRTPGAGQVRGLVTVAGNPVLSTPAGPALDEALAGLDFMVSVDFYVNETTRHADVILPPAAPLERDHYDLVFHLLAVRDTARYVPAVLPKPPGARHDWEIFRELARRYGRPARSRAWRAALMVRMRPERIVDLGLRTGPYRLSLARLRRLPHGADLGELRPSLPGRLQTPRRRVRAAPSALLAAAGDAAAQLLRPAGDAVTEPPRPTEDAVTEPPRPAEAGTLLLIGRRHLRNNNSWMHNSSRLVKGRPRHHLLMNPGDMAARGLGEGGLVTVRSPAGELTVEASATPDLMPGTVSLPHGYGHDLPGVRLSVARRVRGSSVNALTDPRLLDQVSGTAVLNGVPVTVERCR; this is translated from the coding sequence ATGACGGACGCCATCACCCGGCCCGGCCGGTGCACCCTGTGCGAGGCGATGTGCGCGCTGCGCGTCACCACGTCCGGCGGGCGGGTCCTCGACATCCGCGGCGACGAGGACGATCCGCTGTCGGCGGGGCACATCTGCCCCAAGGCACTCGCCCTGGCCGACCTCCAGGAGGACCCCGACAGGCTGCGCTCGCCCGTCCGGCGCACCGCGGACGGCTGGCGGGACATCTCCTGGGAGGAGGCGTTCGACCTGGTCGCGGCGGAGCTCGCGCGGATCCGGCGACGGCACGGCGCGGACGCGGTCGCGGTCTATCTCGGCAACCCGGTCACCCACAGCCTCGGCGCCATGACCCACGCCCCGGCGTTCGCGAGCCTGCTCGGCACGCGTAACCGGTTCTCCGCGAGCTCGGTCGACCAGCTGCCGCACCAGGTGGTGTCCCGGCTGCTGTACGGCAACCAGTGGCTGCTCCCGGTCCCCGACGTGGACCGCACCGCGTACTTCCTGGTCTTCGGGGCGAACCCGGCCGTCTCCAACGGCAGCCTGATGACGGCGCCTGGCATGGGCCGCAGGATCCGGGCGCTGCTGGCACGGGGCGGCAAGATGGTGCTGTTCGACCCGCGCAGGACCGAGACGGCCAGGCTCGGGGCCGAGCACCACTTCGTCCGGCCGGGCACCGACGCCGCGCTGATCCTCGGCCTGGTACGGGTCATCCTGGAGGAAGGGCCGGCCAGGCCCGCCCCGTACGTGGACGGGCTCGGCGAGGTCCGCGACGTCCTCGAGCCCTTCACGCCCGAACGGGTCGAGGCCGCCACCGGGGTGGAGCCCGGCACGGTGACGCGGGTGGCCAGGGAGTTCGCCGCCGCGCCGGCCGCCGCCTGCTACGGCAGGATGGGCGTGTCCACGCAGCGGTTCGGCACGCTGTGCCAGTGGGGCATCCAGCTGCTCAACATCGTCACCGGCAACCTCGACCGCCCCGGCGGGACGATGTTCACCCGGCCGGCCGTCGACCCGATCAGGACCAGGCAGATCGACCCCGGGCACCAGGGCAGGTGGCGCAGCCGGGTACGCGGCCTGCCCGAGTTCGGCGGCGAGCTGCCCGTCGCGGCGCTCGCGGAGGAGATCCGCACGCCCGGGGCCGGCCAGGTGCGCGGCCTGGTCACGGTGGCGGGCAATCCCGTGCTGTCCACGCCCGCCGGGCCCGCCCTGGACGAGGCGCTGGCCGGGCTGGACTTCATGGTGTCCGTCGACTTCTACGTCAACGAGACGACGCGGCACGCCGACGTGATCCTCCCGCCGGCGGCGCCGCTCGAACGCGACCACTACGACCTGGTCTTCCACCTGCTCGCCGTCCGCGACACCGCCCGCTACGTGCCGGCCGTGCTCCCGAAGCCGCCCGGCGCCCGCCACGACTGGGAGATCTTCCGCGAGCTGGCCCGCAGGTACGGCCGGCCGGCGCGGTCCCGCGCGTGGCGTGCGGCTCTCATGGTGCGGATGCGGCCGGAGCGCATCGTGGACCTGGGCCTGCGCACCGGCCCGTACCGGCTGTCGCTGGCCCGGCTGCGGCGCCTGCCACACGGCGCGGACCTCGGCGAGCTACGGCCCAGCCTGCCCGGGCGGCTGCAGACCCCGCGCCGGCGCGTCCGCGCAGCCCCCTCGGCCCTGCTGGCGGCGGCCGGGGACGCGGCCGCCCAGCTGCTGCGGCCCGCCGGGGACGCGGTCACGGAGCCGCCGCGGCCCACCGAGGACGCGGTCACGGAGCCGCCGCGGCCGGCCGAGGCGGGCACCCTGCTCCTGATCGGGCGCAGGCACCTGCGGAACAACAACTCGTGGATGCACAACTCCAGCCGGCTGGTGAAGGGACGGCCCCGCCACCACCTCCTGATGAACCCCGGGGACATGGCGGCTCGCGGGCTGGGCGAGGGCGGCCTGGTGACCGTGCGCTCACCCGCGGGCGAGCTGACGGTGGAGGCGAGCGCCACCCCCGACCTCATGCCGGGCACGGTGAGCCTGCCGCACGGGTACGGCCATGATCTCCCGGGGGTCCGGTTGTCGGTCGCCCGCCGGGTGCGCGGCTCCAGCGTCAACGCGCTCACCGACCCCCGCCTCCTCGACCAGGTCAGCGGTACGGCGGTGCTCAACGGGGTACCGGTCACCGTGGAGCGATGCCGGTGA
- a CDS encoding TetR/AcrR family transcriptional regulator — translation MPKQVDHRGRRETIARALWRVVEQRGVTQLTMRVVAQEAGMSLGQLQHYFASRAAMLSFAMDFASEQTSLRVGQGLEKLGDRPHPRDVLRLTLAEMLPLHADARATSRMSAAYVLEALHDEAVHEQARHGLVQGRALVERLVRQAIADGHLDSDRDPATETNLLLALTGFTPLIELNVIEPRDALAAIDLHLDRLFSRNDRRT, via the coding sequence ATGCCGAAACAGGTGGATCACCGCGGACGTCGCGAGACGATCGCCCGCGCGCTGTGGCGGGTGGTGGAGCAGCGCGGCGTCACGCAGCTGACGATGCGCGTGGTGGCGCAGGAGGCGGGCATGTCCCTCGGGCAGCTGCAGCACTACTTCGCCTCCCGGGCCGCCATGCTCTCCTTCGCCATGGACTTCGCCTCCGAGCAGACCTCGCTGCGCGTCGGCCAGGGCCTCGAGAAGCTGGGCGACCGTCCGCACCCGCGGGACGTGCTGCGGCTGACGCTCGCGGAGATGCTCCCCCTGCACGCCGACGCCCGCGCGACCAGCCGGATGAGCGCCGCCTACGTCCTGGAGGCGCTGCACGACGAGGCCGTCCACGAGCAGGCGCGCCATGGCCTCGTCCAGGGGCGTGCGCTCGTCGAGCGGCTGGTCCGGCAGGCGATCGCCGACGGGCACCTCGACTCCGATCGCGACCCGGCGACCGAGACCAACCTGCTCCTCGCCCTCACCGGCTTCACCCCCCTGATCGAGCTGAACGTGATCGAGCCCCGGGACGCGCTCGCCGCGATCGACCTGCATCTGGACAGGCTGTTCAGCAGGAACGATCGACGGACATGA
- a CDS encoding carboxylesterase/lipase family protein, with amino-acid sequence MSEQPRVRTTEGAVQGLWRQGHAVFRGIPYAQPPVGALRFAAPAPPHRWEGTRQATEFGPVVPLSLPIDVGPPQGTDWLTLNVGTPDPGAAGLPVLVWIPVGGYLSAASSDPMFDPAALAEAGVVVVTINCRVGAEGFAFLDDAPPNRGFLDQIAALEWVQRNIAAFGGDPGRVTVAGVSAGAGSVAALLTMKAARGLFRRAMAHSVPGLHSTPALARQVTAAFADRLGVAAPTAAAWRDLDPWHLAAELTSFNAGLQAHRESWGRLTETGTALCPVVDGEVLPETPWPALTGARASGIELLVGHARDEFRLFSVMSGRRGTFTEQDARDALDLLAPQPDGARAYRAAFPQAGAEELVEAVYSDALFRMPSQQLAEANAAAGGTSYLFELCWTAPALGGALGACHSLDVPLAFGTLDSPVGVQLIGDEPTPEAVALSREFQEIWVRFVTTGDAGWSAYRPGGRLTRVLNTESQTTPYPEEASRRIWEGHAPAPFDLP; translated from the coding sequence ATGTCCGAACAGCCAAGGGTGCGGACCACGGAAGGTGCCGTGCAGGGGCTCTGGCGGCAGGGGCACGCGGTGTTCCGCGGCATCCCGTACGCGCAGCCACCGGTGGGAGCACTCCGGTTCGCCGCGCCCGCCCCGCCGCACCGCTGGGAGGGGACGAGGCAGGCGACGGAGTTCGGCCCCGTGGTGCCGCTGTCCCTGCCGATCGACGTGGGCCCGCCGCAGGGCACGGACTGGCTGACGCTCAACGTCGGCACTCCGGACCCGGGCGCGGCAGGACTGCCGGTGCTGGTGTGGATCCCGGTGGGCGGCTACCTCTCGGCGGCGTCGAGCGACCCGATGTTCGACCCGGCGGCGCTCGCCGAGGCGGGCGTCGTCGTGGTGACCATCAACTGCCGCGTGGGCGCCGAGGGCTTCGCGTTCCTCGACGACGCGCCGCCCAACCGCGGGTTCCTCGACCAGATCGCGGCGCTGGAGTGGGTGCAGCGCAACATCGCCGCCTTCGGAGGCGACCCCGGCCGGGTCACCGTGGCCGGGGTGTCCGCCGGGGCGGGATCGGTCGCCGCCCTCCTCACCATGAAGGCGGCGCGCGGCCTGTTCCGGCGGGCCATGGCCCACTCGGTGCCGGGGCTGCACAGCACCCCCGCGCTGGCGCGGCAGGTCACCGCCGCGTTCGCGGACCGGCTCGGCGTGGCGGCCCCCACCGCCGCGGCCTGGCGCGACCTCGACCCCTGGCACCTGGCCGCGGAGCTCACCTCGTTCAACGCCGGCCTGCAAGCGCACCGGGAGAGCTGGGGACGGCTCACCGAGACCGGCACCGCCCTGTGCCCCGTCGTCGACGGCGAGGTCCTCCCGGAAACGCCCTGGCCCGCGCTGACCGGCGCGCGCGCGAGCGGGATCGAACTGCTCGTCGGCCACGCCCGGGACGAGTTCCGGCTGTTCAGCGTCATGAGCGGACGGCGGGGCACCTTCACCGAGCAGGACGCCCGCGACGCCCTGGACCTGCTCGCCCCCCAGCCGGACGGCGCGCGGGCCTACCGTGCCGCGTTCCCGCAGGCGGGGGCGGAGGAGCTGGTGGAGGCGGTGTACTCCGACGCCCTCTTCCGCATGCCGTCACAGCAGCTCGCCGAGGCGAACGCCGCGGCAGGCGGTACTTCGTACCTGTTCGAGCTGTGCTGGACCGCCCCGGCGCTCGGCGGCGCCCTGGGCGCCTGCCACAGCCTGGACGTCCCCCTGGCGTTCGGCACGCTGGACAGCCCCGTCGGCGTGCAGCTCATCGGCGACGAGCCCACCCCCGAGGCCGTCGCGCTCTCCCGCGAGTTCCAGGAGATCTGGGTCCGGTTCGTCACCACCGGCGACGCGGGATGGTCCGCCTACCGGCCCGGCGGGCGGCTCACCCGCGTCCTGAACACCGAGTCGCAGACCACGCCCTACCCCGAGGAGGCCTCCCGCCGCATCTGGGAAGGCCACGCCCCGGCCCCCTTCGACCTCCCGTAG